The DNA sequence GCCTTGCTAATTCTGGCGATGACACTGTCTCCAGGAAAATTTCCTTTATGAAGACTAGGTTCTAAGCCAGTTAGTTATAATTTCTTCTTCCCAGGATGTTTTTTGTATGCATACTTCAAAACGGAGGGTCAGCTTCCTAATCCCTGAAGGAACACTATCTTAGTAGCAAAAAAGTCCAGGGataaacaagaaggaaggaagagtgttTAGGGAGTGTCACATCTAATACTACACAGCATCACcagtatatacttatatactttaGCAATCACCTTATAGTAACATAGTTattcacagagaaaataatttatatttcacttctataaactcagaaaaaaatttattccaATAACACCTAGTGACTGGATAAACTGAACCTCGTGAATATAGCTTTCTGTCATTAGTGTGGAAGGGTCCTCTTTGCTTTTGAATTTATTACACTCACACTGAGTCACAACATTGTGCTTTGAGTCAGCCCTAACAAACCACACATACctcctcactccccccccccccaccgcccactgCTTCTCCTTTTGTATGACTTTAGACAAAGAATGTTCCTGCTTTTCAAAAAGGTTTCAAGTTCATCTTATAAAATCTAGAATGACCATAAGCAAAGACCTGGAAATCTCTAACTGCCAAATCTAAAACACAGTGTTTAACATCTTTCTACTTATATCTTACTAATAACATACCTATTTAGAGACCAACAATGCAATCCCTCCTTGTatatagccattttggaaaaagCCCAAGAGAAGACCTGCGTATCACACCTGTAAGGTGTTCTAAGCCCCAAGACAAGAAGACTGCTTTTACAAACAGAAGGAAGAGGGTTATTCTGTTAGTTTCATCAGTAGACATCCTGTAGCCTTGCACACTGCAGCCCCCACTCAAAATCCCCTCTAATGCTTTATTTGCACAAGGAAGACATTGTGGAGTCAAGGATGGATGAATCAAGActctggggaaaggaaagaaataggcCTGAGGACAGCAGGATTAAAGGCAAGGAAGGGTTTCTGTTTGGGAAGGTCTGTTGGCTCAGAGAAAGGTAAGGAAATTTGTCTTAGCTTCATAgtgaattgaagaagaaaaaagcaggggCACAAAATTCCGAGGGCTCTCATGATTAACACagcaaaaatgaagagaaacagaaaggtaaGTTTGAGGGGGTAGATCAGAGATGTGCTCCAAGAGGCTCTGTGAAACAGGAGATTAAATTCCAAGTCAACATTCGTGGAAGAAGTGACAGTAACAGGCTGATGTGGAAGTAATGTTTAAGTTCACTCTGCAGAGATGCCGGAAGAGGCAGGTACCCCAATAGCATCACTGTTTCTGATTATGTAGTGGTAGCTACGGTTGCATCATATGTTAATTCAAGTCACAGACTCAACAAggatgaatactttttttaaggaaaaaaatgctcaGATTAAAGTATCataggttttatgttttttaacctgttataaaaaaatgtgtgtattccTGAAAAGCAAAACTTCAAGTGAGAATCAAAAAACTTGGtatagtatttttttcaatttgcttttcttcatctATCATGTGTTACAAAACTCCAGAATTATAAAGATGAACTGTGATGTGGTATTTcacccaaatgaaatgaaatgcagTGCCTGTCTTCTGAGGCTTGCAGTCTCCTGTGTGACCGAACACACACGGGAGAATATGTGTACTCTGCTTCCCTAGAATAACCCAGTTATCCCAGACACTATTCTAAATTTCCATACGGCTAGTCATCTGCCAAGCTCCTAATCTCTACAATAAAAATGGAGATTGAAATATTCTCCTGCTATTAATGAATGTTTTTCCTTAGACAAACCACCCTTTCAACAGTACCTCCTTCTACATTAGGACATAAAAACACTAGTGCTTGTGCTTTCTAGTGGTGTGACATAAATGAAAGCACCAGGCTTTGGGGTGTTGTAGCCTTTTGGCCCCACAGCCATTTATGCGAGTGTTGTAACTTTCAGTATTTTTAGCAAACCAACTAAAACTGTGATAGAATTCATGCAAATAAGCTTAAATTTTGGCTTGTCTTCAAACACTccatttccataaatattttatgcagGTCTTCatgagtcttttatttttgttaaaaaaaaatccaatgcaTTAACCTCATTCTCGCAAGTGcactatttcaaatataaaagaatgagtATTACTCACAAACTTGGGGGTGGGAGGTTGTATACGgtactctattttattattcaaattaTAGAGATCTTATCTGTTGTATTCTTGTAGTGTCAATGATAACTCAGAACTGAAAAGAACTTTGTGACTAAACTTTTTATAGAACAAGGTAAATGggactggggagaagggaaatcTTTTAAGAATATAGATTTCTCTTCAAAGCATATTTTGAGTTGTACAAAGAAAACCACttattttctcagaaattttgcttttaatggaTTGGACCCCTTGCATTTCAGCACtatggaaaatactttttaagtgttattttttaaaaagattaatcttTTAAATGTGAAGACAAAACAGGGTATTCTGGAAGCAGGTCACTACTTTTCAGTGATACTTTTATTATATGTTACTTTGCCAAAGAATTCTAGTCAATTGATAAGTGCTAGAATTTGGGAGGTGGCTATTTGGAAGCTTCCTTGTTTCTTCTACATATACCGATTTTTTCCCATCTAATGAAATTttgcctaaaattatttttaaaagacaacgtAAGCCAAAAGCCACATGCAACATAATAGGAAGAATTAACTGGTGTGTGACTCTGGGTTGGGCTGGTGTATTATGTAAATGATCTGCTCATGAGCTTACTTCAAGTGCAGGATAACTGTGTTACCCCACCACTGACCACCTTGACACATtccatttatattacattttcttgagGATTGAAAAAGAACATTGGAGGTTTAAGACCAGCTGCTTCTGTTTAAACCCAACTGTTTCAGAGCTGTAGCCACATAGCTAAGGTGTGATGTCATCTCAAAGCTGGACATAATATATTCTAACTGATCCTAAAAGTATATGCATGCCCCCCCCTTCTGTGCATAATTCCCACGACAGACTGTATTTTAGACATGTGCTCAAAGACACTGTGAagttaaaataaagaaacccaTACCACCATACCATTTCCCcacattaataattattttggtcccattttcttctaatattttcgTGACTCTTAAAAGAATTCAAGGACATACTAAATACTCATGTAAGAATGATAACATTTCTGGTTATACCTACGGAGATGCAGGCTGTCTCGATGTCCTGGACCTATGGTTCTTTCCATCCGtaaatttctgtttctatattggataaatatgtgtgtatgaaGATAATATATTGATTTAATTAAAAAGCCACAAGGCAAAGCAGAAATATATATAACAGAAGCTGCGGCTTCTAAGTGAAGCTTCATGAGGAAGCAGTGAACTGTGTACATAGTTAACTTATTCACACCTAGATGCATGGggaaacatacatacacacatacacagagcacAGAGAAAAATGGCGTGCATTACTGGGTAAGATGGCATATGATTCTGCATGCTTAATCATAACAAGCATCAACTGCAACAATCCTCCATGAGCATGGCAGCTTGGTTATCTCATGGTCACTGTGGACAATCTTTACGGTGCATCAAAAACATCTAAGttggattttttaatgttaagtccAACATGACTggcaccctccacccccagcaggAGCAGCCAATGGAGATTTACTGACCTGTCTCTGCTTCGGCGAGAGGGGAAGGCAGCATTGCAGCCAGCCACTGTGCAGACATGCATCTCTTTTAAGTGAACGTTCCTGTAGTGAAGCTTCACACTGTAGGAGCTTTTGAAACTCTTCTTGCACACGTAACAGATTTTGGGGTCTGGGCTAGAACACAGGTCACCTTCTGGGGAGAACTTTTGAGGGCTGCCGTAATTCAGAGACGATGTGAAACTTTCATGCAGGGCTGCCATGCTGGCCCCCCCACCATTGTACAGTCCATACTGGCTCATGTAAAACATGTCGTAAGTGGGATCTGTAAATTCTTCCTTCACCTTGATGACATCCTGGTGAGAGGGCTCACTGTGGTTCTCATCAGGCCTCTCACTGCTCATCAGGACTTTTTCGCTCACTTCACTGTGAATGTGCTCATCGCCTTCCATGGACTCCTCACCTAGTTTGGGCTCTGAAGACTCAGATTCATTCTCATAGTCCCGCTCAGGTTCTTGGTCCTCAGAAGTCATGCTGTCAGCCCTTCTTATTTCAGTCCTTGAAATGCACCGGGTCCTACTATGTTTAGAAAAGTCCTTCACAGAAATGCCTGGACTCATCTCCTCTTGGGAGTGGCAATGATTGTCATGGCTCACATCGTTGACCACAGCTCCGCCATCATTAGGGTCATCATCTTCATCGTCAAACTCATCAGCGGTATCAATGATTTCCTTCTCTATCTTCACAGGCATGCTGGACTTCCTGGGCTTCTTCTTGGGTGCCAGGTCAGCACTGGGCTCATGAGTGGCCATCATCACTACTGGTGCTATGGGCTCagagggtggtggggggtgcTGCTCTATGGTACCACTGGCTGGAATGATGGGACTGGTTGGGAGGGAGGTTGGAGGACTCACCATTTCCCCCGGAGTGAGTAaacttctataaaatggaggaaCTGGCTGTACAGTCTTTAGCCCAGAAAAAACCAGCTGGCTAGGCAGAGGATTCTGTAAGACGGGGTCTAATGGGGGAGTGGTAAAACCCATTGGGGGCCGGCCAGGGCTTGTGAGTGTGAGATTTGATTTTGTACTTGCTATAACAGGAGTGGCAGCTCCTGATGTGGCACGAATTAAATCTTTGTCTCGGTTATTTCGTAGCATAGGCATGTGAAGGCGAGGATTAGGGTTCGCACTGTGGCGATTCCGGCTTCGGAGGGAGCTAAAGACCATGTTGCAACCCTCGATGGTGCATCGGTGTTTGATCTTCAGGTGAACAGCATTATAATGAATTTTGAGAGTACCTTTGTCATAGAATGTCTTCCCACATGCATTACAGAACACTCTTCCTTTCCTAGAGGCTGACCCCATCCTTCTCATCCGATGAATCCGGAATGAgctttttgggtgttcagttttgGTTAGATCACTGACTGGGGCAGAATTCTGAATGGGGGACACACAGGCTGGCTCAGTTTTGGGCTCCACATTGGTAATGCTGGTCAGGGCATTTCTATTAGGCGTCTGATCATTCTTATAAGGTGTGGGAGATACTTCAGATTCACTGCTCTCATTGTATTCATTCTGGGTTGAAAGGCTTGGTTCCCGCAGCCTCAGTCCTGGTTGCTCTAACAGTAGCCCGTTTGGAGGCAATCCAAGCAGTGGGGCTGAGACTGGGTTTATATACTGGAATGGAAGCAGAAATGCAAGGCTGTTGGGGATGTTTTCGAAATGATGAATGCTGGAAGGGTTGCTGTTCTCTAGGTGAGCAAGAAGGCTGGGACTCCGGGTGCGATTATTGCTCTCAATGAAAGTCCTTATGTCTGAGTCTGTCTTTGAAGATGGTACAGCTACGGCCTGCCCTTCTTTCTCCTGAATTGCCATCAGCTCCACAATGGATTTGGTTTCTCCAAATCGCAGAAACTGCTGAAGGGTGATGATTTCCTCTTCTCGAGACATGATGGCCCAGCGGTCCAGCACCTTGCCGGCAGCATCctagaggccacatcaaagaaacaacaaagataAACACAAAAACTTATTGATTGTGCATAATTATTCAATGCAACTGAAGGAGCTCTGCCTGCTCATGAAACACCAAGAGTGACAGCAGAAAACAACACACAAGCACTGTTCATAAAAGTCAACCCACAATGCAAACTTTTCTGCCATGCAATAGCAGTAATTACAGTCACAGAGAAACAGATTTGAGTTTAATgtcaaagcaaacaaaatgtaGACCACTGGGGCTCTATTATGTAAAATGCCTTCACTACTGCTATTTTAACAATGGTCTATATAGTATGCAACTATTTAGCACATATTAGTATAAGACGTGAACACTTGCTGTGCGACATAGTATAAATGCAAAAAATGGTACCTTAATCTGTATTAAATAGGGACACCATAGGAAGGGATTAAGCACATTTTGTGGAATTTACTTCTTCAACACAAGCAGACATGGTACTggatttaaagatgaaaattccTTTAAACAGGAGCTACTGTATAACTTTCTGAATTAAAAAGACGGAAAAAAGTAGCTTTGCCTTCTGTGCCCCCAATTACTAaggtgtgtttttttctctttttttaatagctatatTTTAGTGTCATTTACTAATAGGCAATCTCATAAGGTAGAATAAGGAAAAACAGTAATTATACTTTTCCTGAAAATTGACTGTAATCCTAGGATTCAAAGTTTGAGTTAGACTTTaagtatttgacttttttttaatgatattcttATAAATGACAGTTATAGATATTTAGAAAGTAAACATGTGATGGATTTAGAtagaataaatgtgtaaaaatgtTGTCTCTTAACATCCTCCTCTGATAGCAAAGGGAGTCCATAGAGAATACACATCAGTAATCACCAGACTATGTGTtgttaaatatacattaaaaagcaTTTCACACTTTCATTTTTGCTAGTAACTATGAGATTTGCCTGGAGGTAGGACTTAAAAATCCTGCAATGTAATGTCAGGCAATCCATTTCAGCACAGATTGAGAGAAATGTATTCAAATGCTTAAATAATGACTCCATCATTTTCTAGAGCACAGCTTCTTCCTAACCAAGACAGGACACTTCACAACCTCTGTGAATAATACTTGCCCCAACCCTGCCTATCAATTTAAGAATGcataaaatcttctaaaaaaccaaaaccagatatttattaattacaaaaagaaaaatcataactTTACAATAGGGAAATCTAGCagacaccaccttaaccaagtaaTCGATGTGAACATCACCAATGTTAAGTATCATCATGTACTTtccaatatttactgagaaaaGCACATCATCCCTTTCTTGCTAAAAGCTGTATAACCTCAATCTAATCACAAGAGAACATCAGATAAGCCAAAATTGAAGGGCATCCTACAAAAGAGTGGCTAGTACTCTTCAAAGTGCAGTAAAGAGTAAAtcagtaaagattaaaaaaaaaaaaaaggaccaaagaaTGGTTACAGATTAGAGGGAACCAAGCAAACAggacaaataaatgtaatatgaGATTCTAGAGCTCCCAGGCCAGAAAAAGGCCCTCAGTGGGGAAACTGGCAAAAGCTGAATAAAATCTCTAGATCAGTTAATAGTATGGTACCAAtcttaatttcttagttttatcCATTGTGCTGTGTTTATGTAGAATGTTTCATTAGGGGAAGCAGGATAAAGGGaattatactatttttgcaaTGGGAAATTCTGCCTTATAGATAGTTCTACTCAGCCTTGTGATATAACTGGACCAAAACTGTATGGTCTGAACCACGACAACTAGCTCGATTGTAAGGAGATAggtatcatttatttaaattgcttTACAAAAAACAAGCTCTAATAGTTACGTGCAATGCCTTATAAGGCTTACTCTAgcattgtatcattttacataaagtatatgtgtgggtgtgtgcgtgtggaTGTCCATTCCTACATAAACTGGCCCTCCCTCATTTTGTAGATAACATGAGCCTTCAGGTTAAATATCCTCATGCAGGTATCTTCTCAGAACACTTAGATGATGATGTGTATACATGGTGACTCTGCATGATCCTGGAGTCCTGCAATAGCTAGTTTTTAGAAGTATCACTCAAAGCAAACGGTCTCCTTACAAACCTGTTTTGGAATGGGGGGGTGGGAAACAAGGGGGAACATTGGTGCTATaggtaaatagaaaaataaattgtgattttGTATAGATTATCTCATTTGAACCTCATAATAGCTTCCAGAGCTGAGCAAATGTTTACCAGATGAGGGACCAGGGGTGAAGGAAAGGGGGATGGCTGGTTGAAGTTGCCAAGATGCTAACTTAGGGTCTCGGACTCCAATCCAGAAATTCTGACTCTAAGTTCATTGAGTGTAATGACTGTCATCCATAATGTCATTTCCCAGGTGGGCACAGTGGGTCTGTGACAAGAAATAGGACTTCTCCTGAACAAGTCTGGTCTCTGAAGCACTGTAATGTCctcctccacactgtttttcttttagcatcAAATCCACTCTCCTAATTGTTCTTTTATGGAAGCTTTTACTATGGATTGTGTCTCAGGCTGAAACGCAACTTGAGCAGCACACAGTCATTTCTTCCCCAGGTAGCCTTCACCTAAATCTGCATGTCGATAATGTACTTACACAGCTGGCAGCCTCTGGTATTAAAACAGCCCTTAGAAACCATAGCAACTGATCAAACCCACCTGAGGCATCTCCTTTCCATCACCCTCCTATCTTCTTTCCTCCAACGGAACACAGCAGTCCCATatggtttctctttcctcctggcCCTCCACAATGCCTGCCGCTATTTCTAAAACCACTGCCTTTCAGACCTCTTTTAGTCCTGAGTAGCTGTCTTTGCTAAAATGGAACTGTTACGTTAAACCACTTACTTCTAGTGGAATAGGTCCAGGTAAGCAAGATTTAGAACTTTGCTCGTAGCCTGAATCATAAAAGAGACGCTTCATTTATAGTGGTAATGGAAACAGCAATTTATACTACATAGAAGAACAACATAACATCTTTGCAAACAAACGTGCTTGGGAACAGGATAGACATCTACATTACATACTCAAACTAGGGTCCTCCTGACAGGGCACCCTCTGAATCCAGGCAATATGAAGTGCCACAGAAGTTCTTTCCAAAGAAGCCACCATTCATATTTGATCAAAGTTATCTACTACCATTGTAGAGCAACTGCAGAAAGAAACAAGTTGACTTTCTTATACAACATAATGGGTATGCAAGCTCAATGCTACAGATGGCTATCAGGTTTAGCACATCCTTGGATAAACTGGTTGAATGGGACTTGGAAATCATTAAGGGGAAAAAGGAAGGCCTGGGTTCTTTTTCCCTGAAGATCTCAGTGACAGAGGTAAACATGGTCTGGTGTAGTGATTCTCAAAACAGTGGCTTTAGAGAATTCCATGCATGTTCTATATGCTATTTGAAAGGgaccagaatctttttttttttaatttttaaaccagTCTGCAAATAATTGAGAGTAACCATTTGGAAAACTTCTGGGCTATTTGACACTGctgaaacaacaaaaagcatgatttttttattaatttatttttattttattgaataagtTTTGGCTCAAAACTGATGGAGGTGGGGAGAACTGGTCCTTCCTCACAGGTAATTTGAGAAGTACAGATCTAGAATCTCAGCCCCCTTACATATCAAATAAACTTTACCAGGGTGAATaagagccataaaaaagagttaTTCTATTATCAcagaataagcatttaaaaaacaaattatgttaGACTAGCATGAATATTGTGATTGCCGACCAACCCATATGGGGACACTGGTCTTGCATAAGAATAATAAATCACATCAGAGTGTATAACTGGATCTTATCCTTCCCAGTCCATTCTGTAGTTTGTGAGTCAGTTCCTTAAGGTGTTCCCATTTGTAACTAGAGTTCAGTGACCTTTAAACCTTTACACTGggaatttttatttacaaaatgaggataataagatTTACCCTGTTAAGTGAAATGCAAGGTATTATTGTAAGTATTGATTTCCTGTGAAATAACCAGCTATACTATTAATTAAAAGATGAGCAACACCAAATAATCCTGACTTATAAACCAGTTTTACTGGGTTCAGAAGAagtataaaacacttaaaatatttacatgtaagtATTTTAGATGAAAagacttccttttatttttgctggAACTGGTGATTATCACTCAGTAGAAATCTGGCACCTAGTTCTACATGGCTCTGCAgagtaatgttttaaaatcttttctgcaGTAGAATCAACTGTCATGGTTTCAATGGCTTTATTTAAGCCTTTTCTTCACATCAAAACACCTTATATAACCTACAGTTTTAAAAGTAACAGTAAAGTAAAGTTGactgttttttcttatttcagggAAAGGGACAGTAGGGAAGGAAAGGATGTAAAGAGATGGAAGACAGACCAGATGAGAAACTTTGGGATAATTAGACTGTCGGGTGACTTCAAGCCCACAGACTCCCCAGTCCAAGAAGGAACCCATCTGTGTTCATGACAGGCCACTACCATGCTATAGCACAGAGGGAAAGCAAAGCCTTTCTTTCTGTCCATGCATGGAAATGAGGGAGGAAATACTGAACACAGCAGAGTTCTGGAACTTATTTTCTCTCACATTATTCAAATTATTAAGAAGTAAGAAGATTGTTTAACTCTAAAAGACAAGCAgagaataatttaattttctattctattACATGAACTTCTTGTCAGTCAAGTttaaggcatatttttaaaaaaaatcctaaaaatgatTAGCCAAGAACTAAAACTATTTCCCCTTTGGtatacttttaaatcttttacttAAATGACATTGAGCTGTAGAGAATGCTGACCACCTagaacaaaatcagaaatttatGAGCTGTACTTTTTGATTCCATGTATAGATTTGAACTGTGTTATCTTAAGAAATTATTCCAACATAACCATATTGGCAACTTATTTTCATGACCAATTTTCCAttggaattttctattttctatcctTCAGGATTAATTCAAATATCAAGGCAAGAGGAATAGGGTTGGGTAGAAGGTGTAGACTTACCAAATTTCAAGACTATCTAGCTTGGTACTCTATCAGATAAAATTTAACAGTAATTGCAGGGTTAAAATTGAAGAAGCAATGCTATGAATCATAAATTTTACCTGGTTTTCTAGATGTTTAAGTCTTAAGGGCAAACAAAGAATGGGACAGCTATACTGTGGAATACTACTAAGCActtgaaaaggaataaactaGTGATACACAGTAAAACATGGAAGACTCTCAAAAGCattaatgttaaaaatcaaagaaatcagaCCCCCCAAGAACTACCATTCTACCATTCCATGCATGGAAATTCTAGGAAAGGTTAGACTGTAGACACAGAGGGgagatcagtggttaccaggggtggagggtgggggaaaagGGCTGACTGCAAAGAACACTGGAGAagtttttggggtgatggaaatgttctataacaTGACTGTATTGATGTTTACatgaatatatacttaaaattggTAGGTTTTATTGTATGCAAAGTATACCTCAATGAAGTTGACTCAAAACATTAAATCATGCAAACTGCATGAAATCTCACACTTAGAGCTCAACATTAATAATTCATCCTATTTATAGACCATTTGCTTATTTCCTGCATTGTTTTGtgcaaaaataacaaacacacaTCTCTTCCATTCTCTCCCACAATCCATTGTGACATGGGGAGTaagtaaaaatttctttttttctacctaaaagattattttttgctaatattttataagTGGCTTTACAGTAATGTTATTGATTTAGAAAGAGCTTTACATATATTAGGGTAAAAGGTCAAATATTTTTACCAAAGGGGTGTGCAGTCCTAAAACCTTGGAGACTGCTTCTCTGCACAGTTAATACTGACGTGTGGCAGCCGTGTACTGAGTGCACGCACCTTCACAAACACTTTGGATGATGTTGATGAGAAGCAGTCAGCTAGTTTGCCTTAGCCTGCCTTCACCTAACTTTGTGCTGGACTCTTGATTATGTGGACATGTGTCAGGATGTGACCCAGAAATTAGGAAATATATCATCTAACTTCTGGGTCACCTCAGGAGCAAGCAATGGGCTCAGACCATTACTGCAGATCATATGAGTGGGGGCATTCCACCAACTTAATAGACAGGATCTGCGAATGGAGAGATCATGGGTGCTACTCGTGGGTGGAGAGGGTAGGCTCTGAGGACTAGAAGTAGCAGCAGCTTGAGAAAGACACTCTGTGGAAGGGAAGCCTTTGAATATTAtgcacagtttaaaaaaaaagatagaagtcATAAAACTTTTGGTCCTCGTTTGTCCCATTCTCCCACAGTGACCTGTTTTAGAACTCAGATGGGTCCATATGTAACATGCAGAGATTTCCATTTAAGTTGTCTTTCTGAAGTCAAGCCACTATTAAAACTTTTCTCTTTAGCCAAAAATTTTAACTGATCTGGGTGCTCTCTGTTTATATCACAGCCaattcctccctgcccccattttgattaaattttatttatctctataaTTTATATGACTTGGCAATCCTAAGCATGAATGGGCCAAAGTTTTGTGTGTCCATGTgcctgcacgtgtgtgtgtgtgtgtgtgtgtgtgtgtgtgtgtgtgtgtgtgtaacagacaAGAAGGGGACATGAAcagaaatggcaaaagaaaaaaattattggaagTAAAAGATTCTGGGAAGTACTTAGGGAAATTTTTTAAGCAATGTTGTGATAATTTCTGAGAAACACTTGAAATTATGTGGGAAAAGAACTTGGCATGCTTATTTGTTTTAGCAAATTTACATTTAAACACATATTTCTTGGAGGGCGCTGACTGAGAAAGATGCACCACTAGCATATACAATGTACAGTGGAACAGTTTGGTTGTGTAAGTAAACAAAATTATACCATTCTTTATTCACACAGAGCTCTTTTATGTGATTGTGCTTTTCCACTATTTTAGGCTAATGTTTCTAGGCCAGCTGAAACAACTGTGCTATGTGTA is a window from the Felis catus isolate Fca126 chromosome D4, F.catus_Fca126_mat1.0, whole genome shotgun sequence genome containing:
- the BNC2 gene encoding zinc finger protein basonuclin-2 isoform X7, whose protein sequence is MFQINERDSWVLETKERIGRSAQGKLMDCRARLSEEAEVDVRERETQRDREPKRARDLTLRDSCTDNSMQFGTRTTTAEPGFMGTWQNADTNLLFRMSQQAIRCTLVNCTCECFQPGKINLRTCDQCKHGWVAHALDKLSTQHLYHPTQVEIVQSNVVFDISSLMLYGTQAVPVRLKILLDRLFSVLKQEEVLHILHGLGWTLRDYVRGYILQDAAGKVLDRWAIMSREEEIITLQQFLRFGETKSIVELMAIQEKEGQAVAVPSSKTDSDIRTFIESNNRTRSPSLLAHLENSNPSSIHHFENIPNSLAFLLPFQYINPVSAPLLGLPPNGLLLEQPGLRLREPSLSTQNEYNESSESEVSPTPYKNDQTPNRNALTSITNVEPKTEPACVSPIQNSAPVSDLTKTEHPKSSFRIHRMRRMGSASRKGRVFCNACGKTFYDKGTLKIHYNAVHLKIKHRCTIEGCNMVFSSLRSRNRHSANPNPRLHMPMLRNNRDKDLIRATSGAATPVIASTKSNLTLTSPGRPPMGFTTPPLDPVLQNPLPSQLVFSGLKTVQPVPPFYRSLLTPGEMVSPPTSLPTSPIIPASGTIEQHPPPPSEPIAPVVMMATHEPSADLAPKKKPRKSSMPVKIEKEIIDTADEFDDEDDDPNDGGAVVNDVSHDNHCHSQEEMSPGISVKDFSKHSRTRCISRTEIRRADSMTSEDQEPERDYENESESSEPKLGEESMEGDEHIHSEVSEKVLMSSERPDENHSEPSHQDVIKVKEEFTDPTYDMFYMSQYGLYNGGGASMAALHESFTSSLNYGSPQKFSPEGDLCSSPDPKICYVCKKSFKSSYSVKLHYRNVHLKEMHVCTVAGCNAAFPSRRSRDRHSANINLHRKLLTKELDDMGLDSAQPSLSKGLRDEFLMKIYGAQHPLGLDVREDASSPAGTEDSHLNGYGRGMAEDYMVLDLSTTSSLQSSSSIHSSRESDAGSDEGILLDDIDGASDSGESAHKAEAPALPGSLGAEVSGSLMFNSLSGSNGGIMCNICHKMYSNKGTLRVHYKTVHLREMHKCKVPGCNMMFSSVRSRNRHSQNPNLHKNIPFTSVD
- the BNC2 gene encoding zinc finger protein basonuclin-2 isoform X3; protein product: MFQINERDSWVLETKERIGRSAQGKLMDCRARLSEEAEVDVRERETQRDREPKRARDLTLRDSCTDNSMQFGTRTTTAEPGFMGTWQNADTNLLFRMSQQVPVACAGRVLGADFCPNLEEPDQRLEVQAIRCTLVNCTCECFQPGKINLRTCDQCKHGWVAHALDKLSTQHLYHPTQVEIVQSNVVFDISSLMLYGTQAVPVRLKILLDRLFSVLKQEEVLHILHGLGWTLRDYVRGYILQDAAGKVLDRWAIMSREEEIITLQQFLRFGETKSIVELMAIQEKEGQAVAVPSSKTDSDIRTFIESNNRTRSPSLLAHLENSNPSSIHHFENIPNSLAFLLPFQYINPVSAPLLGLPPNGLLLEQPGLRLREPSLSTQNEYNESSESEVSPTPYKNDQTPNRNALTSITNVEPKTEPACVSPIQNSAPVSDLTKTEHPKSSFRIHRMRRMGSASRKGRVFCNACGKTFYDKGTLKIHYNAVHLKIKHRCTIEGCNMVFSSLRSRNRHSANPNPRLHMPMLRNNRDKDLIRATSGAATPVIASTKSNLTLTSPGRPPMGFTTPPLDPVLQNPLPSQLVFSGLKTVQPVPPFYRSLLTPGEMVSPPTSLPTSPIIPASGTIEQHPPPPSEPIAPVVMMATHEPSADLAPKKKPRKSSMPVKIEKEIIDTADEFDDEDDDPNDGGAVVNDVSHDNHCHSQEEMSPGISVKDFSKHSRTRCISRTEIRRADSMTSEDQEPERDYENESESSEPKLGEESMEGDEHIHSEVSEKVLMSSERPDENHSEPSHQDVIKVKEEFTDPTYDMFYMSQYGLYNGGGASMAALHESFTSSLNYGSPQKFSPEGDLCSSPDPKICYVCKKSFKSSYSVKLHYRNVHLKEMHVCTVAGCNAAFPSRRSRDRHSANINLHRKLLTKELDDMGLDSAQPSLSKGLRDEFLMKIYGAQHPLGLDVREDASSPAGTEDSHLNGYGRGMAEDYMVLDLSTTSSLQSSSSIHSSRESDAGSDEGILLDDIDGASDSGESAHKAEAPALPGSLGAEVSGSLMFNSLSGSNGGIMCNICHKMYSNKGTLRVHYKTVHLREMHKCKVPGCNMMFSSVRSRNRHSQNPNLHKNIPFTSVD